The following nucleotide sequence is from Roseivirga sp. BDSF3-8.
ATATCTTTTCATATAAATTTTTTCTATTTCAAAGGCAGCCAAGCCGGCCACCGTCTACAGGTAAATTAGTACCGGTAACATATGAGCCGGCAGGTGACGCAAGAAAGGCAATGGCCGAGGCGACCTCATCCGGGTGGGCAAAACGACCGGCTGGTATTTTGCTGAGCATTGCCTCCTCTTCTTCCTTTTCGGAAGTACCGTTCTTTTCAGACTTATTTTTGATCAGATTACTCAGGCGGTCGGTAGATGTAGCCCCTGGAAGTACATTATTTACAGTGATACCATGTGGAGCAACTTCTTTTGAGAGTGTTTTAGACCAATTAGCCACTGCTCCCCTGATGGTATTACTAACTCCAAGGCCAGGAATAGGCTCCTTAACAGAGGTTGAGATCACATTGATAATACGGCCATAACCATCGGATTTCATGGCTGGCACCACCGCCTGAGTCAGCACGTGATTGCACAGAAGATGCATGCGAAAAGCCTTTTCAAAG
It contains:
- a CDS encoding SDR family oxidoreductase, which produces MNTDLSGKRALVCGSTQGIGKATALMLARLGASVTLIARNEEKLKAVIDLLPGDSTSHSYLVADFVNPEEVEQKVKAYVAGNPVHILINNTGGPAAGPVLGAESAAFEKAFRMHLLCNHVLTQAVVPAMKSDGYGRIINVISTSVKEPIPGLGVSNTIRGAVANWSKTLSKEVAPHGITVNNVLPGATSTDRLSNLIKNKSEKNGTSEKEEEEAMLSKIPAGRFAHPDEVASAIAFLASPAGSYVTGTNLPVDGGRLGCL